The following proteins are co-located in the Paenibacillus sp. FSL H8-0079 genome:
- a CDS encoding MBL fold metallo-hydrolase — protein MKISKGIQMLQLDFNGNIIHPVLIWDEKMAVLIDAGFPGQYDDLCTELEKAGVPIGQLKAVILTHQDVDHIGCLPEILQECGDHVRVYAHELDKPYIEGQLPLLKDAHLEHPPKEKVDETVTDGQELPFCGGIRVIHTPGHTPGHISLYLMASKTLIAGDSMYSVDGILGGVHSPTTLDIETARCSLKKYMEFDISSVICYHGGRSHVNVNEQISGLVKGLLFCKL, from the coding sequence ATGAAAATTTCAAAGGGTATACAAATGCTTCAGCTTGATTTTAATGGGAATATAATTCACCCTGTTCTGATATGGGATGAAAAAATGGCTGTGTTAATAGATGCCGGTTTCCCTGGACAATATGACGATTTATGTACCGAACTCGAAAAGGCCGGCGTGCCGATCGGCCAACTTAAGGCAGTCATTTTGACGCATCAGGATGTGGACCATATCGGCTGTCTTCCAGAGATTTTGCAGGAGTGTGGTGATCATGTCAGGGTATATGCACATGAACTGGATAAGCCATATATTGAGGGGCAGCTCCCTCTTCTCAAAGACGCTCACCTTGAGCACCCTCCAAAGGAAAAAGTTGATGAAACGGTCACTGATGGTCAGGAACTACCGTTTTGCGGCGGTATTCGCGTTATTCATACACCTGGTCATACGCCAGGTCATATTAGTCTTTATTTGATGGCTAGCAAAACGCTCATCGCTGGAGATTCAATGTACAGTGTCGACGGCATACTCGGCGGCGTTCATAGTCCTACCACACTAGATATCGAGACGGCTCGTTGCTCCTTGAAAAAGTATATGGAATTCGACATTTCATCTGTGATTTGTTACCACGGTGGACGAAGTCATGTGAATGTGAATGAACAGATCTCAGGGCTAGTTAAGGGTTTATTGTTTTGTAAACTGTAA
- a CDS encoding GNAT family N-acetyltransferase has product MTHIVRAAAEDIRSEDSLQLIKELSEELGLLYGGDGTAGFQLSDVEVPRAAFIVARIDGYPVGCGALRPLDETSVEVKRMYTRSGYRRKGIAQAILTEADRLASELGYTNLKLQTGPLQPEAAALYERVGYYRIPIFSGNWDRVLAYQKDLVHEKV; this is encoded by the coding sequence ATGACACATATCGTGCGTGCAGCAGCTGAAGATATTCGAAGCGAGGATTCACTGCAATTGATCAAGGAGCTGAGCGAAGAACTTGGTTTGTTATATGGCGGTGATGGAACAGCGGGATTTCAACTGTCAGACGTTGAAGTGCCACGTGCGGCCTTTATCGTTGCCAGAATCGACGGGTATCCGGTTGGTTGCGGAGCACTTAGACCCCTTGATGAAACATCTGTAGAGGTTAAACGCATGTATACTCGCAGTGGCTACCGACGTAAGGGGATTGCACAGGCTATTTTGACCGAGGCAGATCGTCTTGCAAGCGAACTTGGATACACCAATCTAAAACTGCAAACTGGTCCCCTGCAACCAGAAGCAGCCGCGCTGTATGAACGCGTAGGCTATTATCGAATCCCTATTTTTAGTGGCAATTGGGACAGAGTGTTGGCCTACCAGAAAGACTTGGTGCATGAAAAAGTATAA
- a CDS encoding helix-turn-helix domain-containing protein, translating to MSMAEYHGKVKNIQDTPFGYTLSVIGGKWKMVIMYLLAENPPVRFNELKRQIGAITYRTLSSQLKELEADGMVERKEYPQVPPKVEYRLTAKAERLLPVLEGLCEWGAQHQDPSIISIMNTATD from the coding sequence ATGAGTATGGCTGAATACCACGGTAAAGTTAAAAATATTCAAGATACCCCTTTTGGATATACGTTGTCCGTTATTGGTGGCAAATGGAAAATGGTGATTATGTACCTTCTGGCAGAAAACCCACCTGTCCGCTTCAATGAGCTAAAAAGGCAGATCGGCGCGATTACGTATAGAACATTAAGTTCACAGCTCAAAGAATTGGAAGCCGATGGTATGGTGGAGCGGAAAGAGTACCCCCAAGTCCCTCCTAAAGTTGAGTACCGACTGACAGCTAAAGCTGAAAGATTATTGCCCGTATTGGAAGGATTATGTGAATGGGGCGCCCAACATCAAGACCCTTCGATCATTTCGATCATGAATACCGCAACGGATTGA
- a CDS encoding MFS transporter, whose product MVTLLLIIIYLAFIGLGLPDALLGSAWSVMKNDIHATTEMAGYISLIISFSTVVSSLSASRLLHRFGTGKVTLFSILSTTVALFGFSISENFVFLLILAIPLGLGAGSVDAALSNYVALHFKAKHMNWLHCFWGIGAVTGPLVMAYWLNQANNWRAGYVTVGLILLGIAMILLSTLSLWKIFEKGRVEESGDEEKRVSNREAIRIPGVKMSMLAMLCYNGSETAAGLWMASFFIGSKGVSPGTAAALSSLFFIGIILGRVISGFLSTHVSSKILIRYGGIVGCFGLVILVMPIPYWIAAGALFIVGLGGAPIYPSIVHATPERFGEKASPSVIGLEMASAYTGSTLIPLGMGLIASQWGMSMVPLILLILFSVMFAATELVNRSNKATRLTF is encoded by the coding sequence ATGGTCACGTTATTGTTAATCATTATCTATCTCGCATTTATAGGGCTGGGATTGCCAGATGCTTTACTTGGCAGTGCCTGGTCCGTTATGAAAAACGATATACATGCGACAACAGAAATGGCTGGTTACATATCGCTAATCATTTCATTTAGTACAGTAGTGTCCAGTCTCTCAGCCAGCCGATTATTACACCGATTCGGAACAGGTAAAGTCACACTATTCAGCATCCTCTCAACAACGGTCGCGCTGTTTGGATTCTCGATCTCGGAGAATTTTGTGTTTTTACTGATTCTGGCGATCCCTCTCGGTCTGGGTGCAGGGTCGGTGGATGCGGCACTAAGTAATTATGTAGCATTGCATTTCAAAGCCAAGCATATGAACTGGTTGCATTGTTTCTGGGGAATTGGCGCGGTGACAGGCCCACTCGTTATGGCATATTGGCTGAATCAAGCGAACAACTGGCGTGCAGGATACGTCACTGTAGGGTTGATTTTGCTTGGGATCGCGATGATCTTATTGTCAACGTTGTCTCTGTGGAAGATCTTCGAGAAGGGAAGAGTAGAGGAATCAGGCGATGAGGAGAAACGGGTGAGCAACCGTGAGGCTATACGCATACCCGGCGTGAAAATGTCGATGCTGGCCATGCTTTGTTACAATGGTTCCGAGACTGCAGCCGGTCTGTGGATGGCGTCTTTCTTCATCGGAAGCAAGGGGGTTTCCCCAGGCACTGCCGCAGCACTATCATCCCTATTTTTCATTGGCATCATCTTGGGACGTGTGATCTCAGGTTTTCTTTCGACTCATGTATCCAGCAAAATTCTCATCAGGTATGGTGGAATCGTTGGATGCTTCGGGCTGGTTATCCTGGTTATGCCGATTCCGTATTGGATTGCCGCAGGGGCTTTATTCATCGTGGGATTGGGCGGAGCACCGATCTATCCAAGTATCGTTCATGCGACACCGGAACGCTTCGGAGAGAAGGCATCCCCAAGTGTAATTGGACTCGAAATGGCCAGTGCCTATACAGGTTCAACACTCATCCCGTTAGGTATGGGGCTCATTGCAAGCCAATGGGGAATGTCCATGGTACCCCTGATCTTGCTGATTCTGTTCAGTGTCATGTTCGCGGCTACAGAGCTTGTTAACAGAAGCAATAAGGCTACGCGCCTGACCTTCTAG
- a CDS encoding undecaprenyl-diphosphate phosphatase, which translates to MEEIILWLKYLFLGIVQGATEPIPVSSSGHLIIAQKLMGIKQNGLSFEILTNTASLIAIIFIFREDIKKLIIGALGYLRTRKEEYRADFMFCLYIIIGTIPAAVVAVLFKDRIEEIFSSVYTVSIALLITGVALWLIRNLRGRKQDGDLSTKDALLVGLAQAVALIPGISRSGATVIASIAVGMKQETALKFSFMLYIPISIGGLIMGVSDIANDPNRSQLAIPYLIAFITTLFVTYFSMRWFMGIMAKGNLKYFSYYCFAAGTLLLIFL; encoded by the coding sequence ATGGAAGAGATTATATTGTGGTTAAAGTATTTGTTTTTAGGTATTGTTCAAGGTGCGACGGAGCCAATCCCCGTCTCCTCAAGCGGTCATCTGATCATCGCTCAGAAACTTATGGGCATCAAGCAGAATGGATTGTCATTTGAGATTTTAACAAACACGGCATCGCTTATCGCTATTATTTTTATTTTCCGGGAAGATATCAAAAAGTTGATTATTGGTGCACTTGGTTACCTTCGTACTCGTAAAGAAGAATATCGAGCAGACTTCATGTTTTGCTTATACATAATTATTGGTACGATTCCTGCTGCAGTCGTTGCGGTCCTGTTCAAGGATCGGATTGAAGAAATCTTCTCGTCCGTATATACCGTTTCCATTGCACTATTGATCACCGGGGTTGCCTTGTGGCTGATTCGCAATCTTCGTGGTCGTAAGCAAGATGGTGATCTTTCTACGAAAGATGCATTGTTGGTAGGTCTGGCTCAGGCGGTCGCTCTTATTCCGGGCATTAGCCGCTCAGGGGCAACTGTAATTGCGTCCATCGCTGTCGGTATGAAACAGGAAACGGCTTTGAAGTTCTCCTTTATGCTGTACATTCCCATAAGTATTGGTGGACTCATCATGGGGGTATCCGACATTGCCAATGATCCGAATCGATCACAGCTGGCTATCCCTTACCTGATCGCATTCATCACGACGCTCTTCGTCACCTATTTCTCCATGAGATGGTTTATGGGCATTATGGCCAAAGGCAACCTGAAATACTTTTCGTATTATTGTTTTGCCGCAGGTACATTGTTACTGATCTTCTTATAA
- a CDS encoding ABC transporter substrate-binding protein, with protein MHKQRKPIWIMMALILLLVLSACGQATTTNSTAGDNTNAAAETEIKTDSDSASSTDEAATGEEELVTYQSDAGEVQVPKNPKRIIDLTSFSTGYFVALDAPVIGALSGAMNNKYIKDQLAAAGTSDLGEEPTPEKLISLKPDLFIVYTGTEGIDKLEQIAPVVQITFGKRDFKDLMLEMGKLTNREDAAKAWNAKWQAKINELKPQVQEAVGDRTVSILNPYAKGLFVFGHNYGRGGEIIYGEFGLKAPAKAQAEAIDSGTGWASISMELLPEYSGDIIFTSPWSGDTTDPKIVYDNTLWKNLPAVKANHVFQLDPTSDSYNDPLTLEGQLQFISDSLLSAK; from the coding sequence TTGCATAAACAGAGAAAACCAATATGGATCATGATGGCACTCATATTGTTGCTTGTACTTAGTGCATGTGGTCAGGCTACCACGACGAATAGTACAGCCGGGGACAATACGAATGCAGCTGCAGAGACAGAAATCAAGACGGACTCGGATTCAGCTTCTTCCACTGATGAAGCGGCAACTGGCGAAGAGGAACTCGTTACATATCAATCGGATGCGGGAGAAGTACAGGTACCCAAAAATCCTAAACGAATCATTGATTTGACGTCGTTCTCGACGGGGTACTTTGTTGCCCTGGATGCACCGGTAATCGGCGCTTTATCCGGAGCGATGAACAACAAGTATATCAAGGACCAACTTGCAGCGGCGGGCACCAGCGATCTGGGCGAAGAGCCTACCCCGGAGAAGCTAATCAGCTTAAAACCGGATCTCTTTATCGTGTATACTGGCACAGAGGGCATCGATAAACTGGAGCAGATTGCACCTGTCGTACAGATTACATTTGGTAAGCGCGATTTCAAGGATCTCATGCTCGAGATGGGTAAGCTCACCAATAGAGAAGACGCAGCTAAAGCTTGGAATGCTAAATGGCAAGCGAAGATCAATGAACTGAAGCCTCAGGTTCAGGAAGCTGTAGGTGATCGTACGGTTTCCATCCTGAATCCGTACGCCAAAGGATTATTTGTATTCGGTCATAACTATGGTCGAGGCGGTGAGATTATTTACGGAGAGTTTGGTCTCAAGGCACCAGCCAAAGCCCAAGCTGAAGCAATTGACAGCGGTACTGGGTGGGCTTCGATCTCCATGGAACTATTACCTGAGTATTCGGGTGATATCATCTTCACCAGCCCGTGGTCGGGAGATACAACCGATCCCAAGATCGTGTATGATAATACATTATGGAAGAACTTGCCTGCGGTGAAGGCAAATCATGTGTTCCAGCTTGACCCGACTTCAGATTCGTACAATGATCCGTTAACGTTGGAAGGTCAGTTGCAGTTTATTTCCGATAGCCTGCTTTCGGCGAAATAA
- a CDS encoding MarR family transcriptional regulator yields MQQKSERLNVWLSLSNIHTHLNEKLEQALLQEYNLSLKEFYVLNFIFNAEGKELRLQQLQELVGLSQSATSRLVVRMEAKDCGALERHTCEDDRRGIYTRITELGENKYKKALQTFNQVLHTELEQDGFETRLENLTKELF; encoded by the coding sequence TTGCAACAAAAAAGTGAACGTTTGAATGTATGGTTGTCTTTGTCTAACATTCATACCCATCTGAACGAGAAGTTGGAACAAGCCCTGCTTCAAGAATATAACTTATCTTTGAAGGAATTTTATGTTTTAAACTTTATATTTAATGCCGAGGGTAAGGAATTACGCCTACAGCAACTACAAGAACTGGTGGGGTTGAGCCAAAGTGCTACATCCAGGCTTGTCGTAAGGATGGAAGCCAAAGACTGTGGAGCTCTGGAAAGACATACATGTGAAGATGATCGGCGTGGCATTTACACTCGTATTACGGAGCTTGGGGAGAATAAATACAAGAAAGCACTCCAAACATTTAATCAGGTCTTGCACACCGAATTGGAACAGGATGGATTTGAGACTCGATTAGAGAACCTCACGAAAGAATTGTTCTAA
- a CDS encoding SDR family oxidoreductase: MKVFVVGSNGQIGQQLIQLLKNSEEHTVLAMVRKQEQADQLATQGVETVLADLEGTVDSIADAAMGSDAIVFAAGSGGTTGHDKTLLIDLDGAGKTIEAAQKAGIDRFIMVSAIQANNRANWHDNILPYYAAKHYADKVLELSGLTYTIIRPGILKNEPGTGKISAAENITSGNIAREDVAQVIMASLSEKNTYNRSFDLIAGEIAIPEALSRI; the protein is encoded by the coding sequence ATGAAGGTGTTCGTCGTGGGATCTAATGGACAAATTGGTCAACAGCTTATCCAGCTTTTGAAGAATAGTGAAGAGCACACCGTTCTTGCCATGGTACGAAAACAAGAACAGGCAGACCAATTGGCAACACAGGGTGTGGAAACGGTGCTTGCCGACTTGGAAGGTACGGTTGACTCGATTGCGGATGCTGCAATGGGTAGTGATGCAATCGTATTTGCAGCCGGATCTGGCGGTACAACGGGGCATGACAAAACACTCCTGATCGATCTGGATGGTGCCGGGAAAACGATTGAAGCGGCTCAAAAAGCAGGTATTGATCGATTTATCATGGTCAGTGCAATTCAGGCCAATAACCGTGCAAACTGGCATGATAATATCCTGCCGTACTATGCAGCGAAGCACTATGCTGACAAAGTGTTGGAACTTAGCGGATTAACCTATACAATTATACGTCCAGGTATTTTAAAGAATGAACCAGGAACCGGAAAGATATCTGCTGCTGAGAATATCACATCCGGTAACATTGCTCGTGAAGACGTAGCTCAAGTGATTATGGCGAGTTTGAGTGAGAAGAATACCTATAATCGTTCATTTGATCTAATTGCTGGTGAGATTGCAATACCTGAGGCACTGAGTAGAATCTGA
- a CDS encoding NADH:flavin oxidoreductase/NADH oxidase, giving the protein MTDLFSPYSFKGLELKNRVVMAPMCQYSVEQKDGIATDWHYMHYVSRAVGGTGLIIIEMTDVEPDGRISDFDLGLWSDEQIPALKRIVDACHSYGAKVGIQIAHAGRKAEDAEVPVAPSAIAFDENSKQPRALTTDEVKGMVEKFRSAIARAVKAGFDAIEIHGAHGYLIHQFHSPLTNKREDEYGQDLTLFGRQIIQAAKAEMPEDMPLMMRISAKEYVEGGYGINESSEFAKAYKEAGVDVFDISSGGEGPIAAWGRPGTHAAYQVPLAKAIKEALDVPVIAVGRLDDPTLANAVIGNEEADLVAVGRGLLRNPYWALEAASALRKATDVPKQYTTGF; this is encoded by the coding sequence ATGACAGATTTGTTTAGTCCATATTCTTTTAAAGGTTTAGAGCTTAAAAACCGGGTGGTAATGGCTCCAATGTGTCAATATTCAGTTGAGCAAAAAGATGGTATAGCAACAGATTGGCACTATATGCACTACGTTAGTCGCGCTGTGGGAGGAACAGGTCTCATTATCATTGAAATGACAGATGTGGAGCCGGATGGCCGTATTTCAGACTTTGATCTTGGACTATGGTCGGATGAACAGATCCCAGCTCTGAAACGGATCGTCGATGCATGTCACAGTTATGGTGCCAAGGTCGGTATCCAGATTGCTCATGCAGGCCGTAAAGCAGAAGATGCCGAAGTACCAGTAGCTCCGTCCGCGATTGCCTTTGATGAGAATTCCAAGCAACCTAGAGCGCTCACTACGGATGAGGTTAAAGGAATGGTTGAAAAATTCCGGAGTGCTATAGCTCGTGCTGTAAAAGCGGGATTTGATGCGATTGAGATTCATGGTGCACATGGTTACTTAATTCATCAATTCCATTCTCCACTAACGAATAAGCGCGAAGACGAATACGGTCAAGATTTAACATTATTTGGTCGTCAGATTATTCAGGCTGCTAAGGCAGAGATGCCCGAAGATATGCCCTTGATGATGCGTATTTCAGCTAAAGAATATGTAGAAGGTGGCTATGGCATTAACGAAAGTTCCGAGTTTGCCAAAGCATATAAAGAGGCAGGCGTTGATGTATTTGACATCTCATCTGGTGGCGAGGGACCTATTGCTGCATGGGGCAGACCAGGAACTCACGCGGCATATCAAGTGCCTCTCGCTAAAGCAATCAAAGAGGCTCTTGATGTGCCCGTGATTGCGGTTGGAAGACTGGATGATCCTACGTTGGCGAATGCAGTCATCGGAAATGAAGAAGCCGATCTCGTTGCAGTCGGAAGAGGTCTGTTAAGAAATCCTTACTGGGCCTTGGAAGCTGCGTCTGCTTTGCGTAAGGCAACGGACGTTCCAAAACAATATACGACTGGTTTTTAA
- a CDS encoding AraC family transcriptional regulator, with product MSDRIHEHQDELARRIDRYSDKDGVHPTAIPSLFLIRESVVTEPLFRVNEPSFCIIVQGQKEVLLGQDRFRYGPGSYIVATVDLPVSGQVIQATSEAPYLALKLEFTSSEILEVLNHSDFPARPRKTTRRAMFVSQAEPSLLDAVVRLARLLEEHSEDIPLLAPLFKKEILYKVLKGPHGIALEQATIEGSHTYRIRDVIEYIVNHSDQNFRIEDLADLANMSTASLHRHFKEVTAMSPIQFQKQLRLQEARRLLLSKSTDAADVAFQVGYESPSQFSREYSRMFGFPPREDIKRLRGRADEPTTIS from the coding sequence ATGTCTGATCGAATACACGAACATCAAGATGAATTAGCCAGACGCATTGACCGTTATTCCGACAAGGACGGGGTGCACCCGACTGCGATCCCCTCATTATTTCTAATCCGTGAATCGGTCGTTACTGAACCATTATTTAGAGTAAATGAACCATCCTTCTGCATTATCGTTCAGGGCCAGAAAGAGGTCCTGCTGGGACAGGATCGTTTCCGATATGGCCCAGGAAGTTATATCGTGGCAACCGTTGACTTGCCGGTTAGTGGACAAGTGATTCAAGCCACGTCTGAGGCTCCCTATCTGGCCCTGAAACTTGAATTCACATCTAGTGAGATTCTGGAGGTATTGAATCATTCTGATTTCCCAGCAAGACCGCGGAAAACGACGAGACGTGCGATGTTTGTCAGCCAAGCTGAGCCTTCTCTGCTTGATGCGGTCGTCAGGTTAGCCCGTTTGTTGGAAGAACATTCAGAAGATATTCCACTACTCGCTCCTTTGTTCAAAAAAGAAATTCTCTATAAAGTTCTGAAGGGCCCCCATGGAATTGCCCTGGAGCAAGCTACCATTGAGGGCAGCCACACCTATCGAATTAGAGACGTTATTGAATATATTGTGAATCACTCTGATCAAAATTTTCGGATTGAGGATCTGGCGGATTTGGCGAATATGAGTACTGCCTCGCTGCACAGACACTTTAAAGAAGTGACTGCCATGAGTCCGATTCAGTTTCAAAAACAACTGAGGCTGCAAGAAGCTCGGCGCTTGTTATTATCCAAGTCCACCGATGCAGCAGATGTCGCATTTCAGGTAGGTTATGAGAGCCCTTCCCAATTCAGTCGTGAGTATTCTCGCATGTTCGGATTTCCGCCTAGAGAAGATATCAAACGCTTAAGAGGCAGAGCCGATGAACCGACTACCATCTCTTGA
- a CDS encoding TetR/AcrR family transcriptional regulator, translating into MARSKEFEVNEVLDKAMKIFWEQGYEKTSMSDLVEHMGIHRRSIYDTFDDKHTLFLQAMDRYNGKINATLLAEIKASKTAVEALHKIFGIMISEAEDTPSGCLIVNSAVELGARDQDVDNRSLDSFNEAEQMFEQIIEWGQRDGEFSSDHDAKEMAEYLHNTSVGIRAMARTSMGKEKLNRIINVSIKLLEK; encoded by the coding sequence ATGGCTAGAAGTAAAGAGTTTGAAGTGAACGAAGTATTGGATAAAGCAATGAAGATCTTCTGGGAACAAGGCTACGAGAAGACGTCGATGAGTGACCTGGTTGAGCATATGGGAATTCATCGCAGAAGTATATATGATACGTTCGATGATAAGCATACGCTGTTTTTGCAGGCTATGGATCGGTATAATGGCAAGATCAACGCCACATTACTCGCAGAAATCAAAGCGTCCAAGACGGCAGTGGAAGCACTGCATAAAATTTTTGGAATTATGATCAGTGAAGCAGAAGATACGCCATCGGGTTGCTTGATCGTGAACTCTGCGGTGGAGCTGGGCGCACGTGACCAGGACGTGGATAACCGATCTCTTGATTCATTTAATGAAGCAGAACAGATGTTTGAGCAGATTATTGAATGGGGACAGCGGGATGGAGAGTTCTCCTCTGATCATGATGCGAAGGAAATGGCAGAGTACCTGCATAATACTTCTGTCGGTATAAGAGCCATGGCCAGAACTTCAATGGGTAAAGAAAAATTAAATCGAATTATCAATGTATCGATAAAACTTTTGGAGAAATGA
- a CDS encoding MerR family transcriptional regulator: MTYSIGEVAKKLDLTVYTLRYYDKEGLMPFVERTTSGTRLFKDSDIDFLKIIQCLKLTGMPIKDIKDFIEWCSEGDSTLKQRYDMFTERKAIVEAQMEELRRTMEVIEHKCSYYETALEAGTEEIHKIKPIENAITN; this comes from the coding sequence ATGACCTATTCAATCGGTGAAGTTGCTAAAAAATTAGACCTTACGGTATATACATTGCGTTACTACGACAAGGAAGGACTCATGCCTTTTGTAGAACGAACCACAAGCGGAACACGCTTGTTCAAAGACTCCGACATTGACTTTTTGAAGATCATTCAATGTCTGAAACTGACCGGGATGCCCATCAAAGACATTAAGGACTTCATTGAATGGTGTTCTGAAGGGGACTCCACGCTGAAGCAAAGATATGACATGTTTACGGAGCGAAAAGCTATTGTGGAAGCACAAATGGAGGAACTACGAAGAACCATGGAAGTCATTGAGCACAAATGCTCTTACTACGAAACTGCTTTGGAAGCCGGAACCGAAGAGATTCACAAAATTAAACCGATTGAAAATGCCATCACCAATTGA
- a CDS encoding NAD(P)-dependent alcohol dehydrogenase yields MIIAKARAVDGPDQQFRSAEIKRRDLDTNDVLIEIKYAGICHSDIHTAHGEWGPVNYPLVPGHEIAGIVTDVGTGVSKYKVGDRVGVGCMVDSCGECVNCRKGEEQYCLKGNIQTYAGVDKYGEHTQGGYSTHIVVVEDFVVRIPDNIALDAAAPLLCAGITTYSPLHHWGAGPGKKVAVVGMGGLGHMAVKIAHAMGAEVTVLSQSLSKKEDGLQFGADHYFATSEPETFEKLAGTFDLMINTVSANIDINAYFSLLTLDGTLVNVGAPAEPLAVNVFSLIGHRRSFAGSMIGGIRETQEMLDFCAEHDIAPNIEVISADQIDEAYKRVLASDVKYRFVIDNSTM; encoded by the coding sequence TTGATTATAGCTAAAGCCAGAGCCGTTGACGGACCAGACCAACAATTCAGAAGTGCTGAAATTAAACGACGTGATCTGGATACCAATGATGTATTAATCGAGATTAAATATGCGGGTATCTGCCATTCTGACATCCATACTGCCCACGGTGAATGGGGCCCTGTGAATTATCCACTCGTTCCTGGACACGAGATTGCCGGGATTGTAACCGATGTAGGAACTGGAGTCTCCAAATATAAGGTCGGTGACCGAGTAGGGGTCGGATGTATGGTGGACTCTTGTGGTGAATGTGTTAACTGCCGCAAAGGTGAAGAGCAATACTGTCTCAAAGGAAATATTCAAACTTACGCTGGAGTAGACAAATACGGTGAGCATACGCAAGGTGGATATTCAACTCATATTGTTGTCGTAGAGGATTTCGTCGTTCGCATCCCTGATAACATTGCACTTGATGCTGCTGCACCTTTGCTGTGTGCCGGTATTACGACGTATTCACCACTTCATCACTGGGGAGCTGGCCCAGGTAAGAAGGTTGCCGTTGTAGGTATGGGTGGTCTAGGTCATATGGCTGTCAAAATCGCACATGCGATGGGTGCGGAAGTAACGGTTCTCTCCCAATCCTTGAGCAAAAAAGAAGATGGACTGCAATTTGGTGCAGATCACTACTTTGCCACAAGCGAACCGGAAACATTCGAGAAACTTGCAGGCACATTTGATCTGATGATCAACACAGTAAGTGCGAATATTGATATTAACGCTTATTTCTCACTGCTCACACTTGATGGTACACTCGTGAACGTGGGTGCTCCTGCTGAGCCACTAGCCGTAAACGTATTTTCTCTTATCGGCCATCGCCGTTCATTCGCAGGTTCCATGATTGGTGGCATCCGTGAGACGCAGGAAATGCTCGATTTCTGTGCAGAACATGATATTGCGCCTAACATTGAGGTTATCTCCGCTGACCAGATTGACGAAGCTTACAAACGTGTATTGGCTTCCGACGTAAAATATCGCTTTGTTATCGATAACAGCACAATGTAA
- a CDS encoding HIT family protein, with amino-acid sequence MTASFSHQPEGYECPFCRIWGIERPDEGTKQRDIIYQNENVTAFIAGKWWPNNKGHVLIIPNQHFENIFELPAEYAVEIHRAAQLTAFAMKSTYGCDGISTRQHNEPAGNQDVWHYHLHVYPRYVNDQLYLTNGSQSDPDERSLYADKLRSWIKENI; translated from the coding sequence ATGACAGCATCATTTTCACATCAGCCTGAAGGGTACGAATGTCCATTTTGTCGGATTTGGGGTATCGAGCGACCTGATGAGGGAACAAAACAAAGGGATATCATCTATCAGAATGAAAACGTAACCGCATTTATAGCGGGCAAATGGTGGCCAAACAATAAAGGACATGTTCTTATAATTCCTAATCAACATTTCGAGAACATCTTTGAACTCCCAGCGGAGTACGCTGTTGAAATTCACCGCGCGGCTCAGCTCACAGCATTTGCAATGAAAAGTACATATGGATGCGATGGGATTTCGACGCGGCAACATAATGAACCTGCTGGTAATCAAGACGTGTGGCATTATCATCTGCATGTTTACCCCAGATACGTGAACGATCAACTTTATCTGACAAATGGTTCCCAGTCCGATCCAGATGAACGCTCGCTCTATGCGGATAAGTTGCGTTCTTGGATAAAGGAAAACATTTAA